One window of the Rhizobiaceae bacterium genome contains the following:
- a CDS encoding VWA domain-containing protein, which produces MFLPLFLELKAARVPVSLREYLSLLEGMEAGLVTYDVEGFYYLARAALVKDERHIDRFDQVFSHVFKGVEAVSGEAAVDVASLPEEWLRRLAEKHLTEEEKKLVEALGGFEKLMETLRKRLEEQKGRHQGGSKWIGTAGTSPFGAYGYNPEGVRIGQHESRNRRAVKVWDKREFRNFDDSVEIGTRNIKVALKRLRRWVREGADEELDLPGTIHATAEHGYLDVQTRPERRNAVKLLMFFDVGGSMDDHIKVVEELFSAAGAEFRQLEYFYFHNCLYEGVWKDNRRRHSQVIPTFDVLHKYGHDYKVIFVGDAAMSPYEIIQPGGSVEHWNPEAGSVWLSRVRQQWPNAIWINPMPEKHWGYSQSTRLISDLFDGRMYPLTLSGLESATRELSRRH; this is translated from the coding sequence ATGTTCCTGCCCCTTTTCCTCGAACTGAAGGCCGCGCGCGTTCCCGTGTCGCTGCGCGAATATCTCTCCCTGCTGGAGGGCATGGAGGCCGGGCTCGTCACCTATGACGTCGAAGGCTTCTACTATCTCGCCCGCGCCGCGCTGGTTAAGGATGAAAGGCACATAGACCGCTTCGATCAGGTCTTCTCGCACGTCTTCAAGGGCGTCGAGGCGGTATCCGGCGAGGCTGCGGTCGATGTCGCCAGCCTGCCGGAGGAATGGCTGCGGCGATTGGCCGAAAAGCATCTCACCGAAGAAGAGAAGAAACTGGTCGAAGCGCTCGGCGGCTTCGAGAAGCTGATGGAAACGCTGAGGAAGCGGCTGGAGGAGCAAAAGGGACGGCATCAGGGCGGATCGAAGTGGATCGGCACGGCCGGCACCTCGCCCTTCGGCGCCTATGGCTACAACCCGGAAGGCGTGCGCATCGGCCAGCACGAAAGCCGCAACCGGCGCGCGGTGAAGGTGTGGGACAAGCGCGAATTCAGGAACTTCGACGATTCCGTCGAGATCGGCACGCGCAACATCAAGGTGGCGCTGAAGCGCCTGCGTCGTTGGGTGCGCGAAGGCGCCGACGAGGAACTCGACCTGCCGGGCACCATCCACGCCACCGCCGAACACGGCTATCTCGACGTGCAGACGCGGCCCGAACGACGCAACGCCGTAAAACTCCTGATGTTCTTCGACGTCGGCGGCTCGATGGACGACCACATCAAGGTCGTCGAGGAACTCTTTTCCGCCGCCGGTGCGGAGTTTCGGCAGCTCGAATATTTTTATTTCCACAATTGCCTTTACGAAGGCGTCTGGAAGGATAACCGGCGCCGGCACTCCCAGGTCATCCCAACCTTCGACGTGCTTCACAAATACGGCCACGACTACAAGGTGATATTCGTCGGCGATGCCGCCATGAGCCCCTACGAGATCATCCAGCCGGGTGGCTCGGTCGAGCACTGGAATCCGGAGGCGGGATCGGTCTGGCTTTCCCGGGTGCGGCAGCAGTGGCCGAATGCCATATGGATCAACCCGATGCCCGAGAAGCATTGGGGCTACAGCCAGTCGACGCGGCTGATCAGCGACCTCTTCGATGGGCGCATGTATCCGCTGACGCTGTCTGGCCTCGAATCGGCCACGCGCGAGCTTTCCCGCAGGCATTGA
- the msrB gene encoding peptide-methionine (R)-S-oxide reductase MsrB, which yields MDSHSFPVTRTDAEWRVRLTPEQYYIMRQHGTERPGSCALLHEKRAGTFTCAGCDQPLFKSTLKFESGTGWPSFNDPVPGSVETTVDRSHGMVRTEVHCAACGSHLGHVFPDGPPPTGLRYCINGVALNFEPA from the coding sequence ATGGACAGCCACAGCTTTCCCGTCACGCGCACAGACGCGGAGTGGCGCGTCAGACTCACGCCCGAGCAGTATTACATCATGCGCCAGCACGGCACCGAGCGCCCGGGCAGCTGCGCCCTGCTCCACGAGAAGCGCGCCGGCACCTTCACCTGCGCCGGCTGCGACCAGCCGCTGTTCAAGTCGACGCTGAAATTCGAGAGCGGCACCGGCTGGCCGAGCTTCAACGATCCCGTGCCCGGCTCCGTCGAAACCACCGTCGACCGCAGCCATGGCATGGTGCGGACCGAGGTGCATTGCGCCGCCTGCGGCAGCCATCTCGGCCATGTTTTCCCTGACGGTCCGCCGCCGACCGGCCTGCGCTACTGCATCAACGGCGTTGCGCTGAATTTCGAGCCTGCCTGA
- a CDS encoding MFS transporter, which yields MDASNPLVSAQRGRRAVAAFFFINGFIVGSWAAQVPSYIQRLGVSEATFGLMVLGFGLGSVCAMPAGGLAMSRFGSRPVVLPLAVCSVVTLPLAVLAPNAVLASLALFVMGAMLGGMDVAMNANAVTVERRLARPIMSSTHGFWSLGGFAGGVGGFVIQAFGPVVHALFVSALTGVLLAAAWRHIVGGDRPEPAVHMRRFAFPTLPTIYVVGLIALICVLPEATMRNWGALFMEKELGVDIGIAGLAFACFAGAMALMRFLGDGIRRRFGAVRTLQTSCLLAGLGMLCAFVAPWPALALACFTLAGLGAANMIPIAFSAAGNHEGMAPSTGMSVVTTMTSIGVLGAPWITGLVAEHTGIAPVFAAVAVMLLVAALLAPVVHRADFRHR from the coding sequence ATGGACGCTTCCAATCCTCTTGTGTCCGCGCAGCGCGGACGGCGGGCGGTCGCCGCCTTTTTCTTCATCAATGGATTCATCGTCGGCAGTTGGGCGGCGCAGGTTCCCAGCTATATCCAGCGGCTGGGCGTCAGCGAAGCCACATTCGGGCTGATGGTGCTCGGTTTCGGCCTCGGCAGCGTCTGCGCAATGCCGGCGGGCGGTCTGGCGATGTCGAGATTCGGCTCGCGGCCGGTCGTGCTGCCGCTGGCCGTATGTTCGGTTGTGACATTGCCCCTCGCGGTGCTGGCGCCGAATGCCGTGCTGGCCTCGCTGGCGCTCTTCGTGATGGGGGCGATGCTCGGCGGCATGGATGTGGCCATGAACGCCAATGCCGTCACCGTCGAGCGGCGTCTTGCCCGGCCAATCATGTCGTCGACCCACGGCTTCTGGAGCCTTGGCGGGTTTGCCGGCGGTGTCGGAGGATTTGTCATTCAGGCCTTCGGACCTGTGGTCCACGCGCTGTTCGTGTCGGCTCTGACCGGCGTGCTGCTGGCGGCGGCATGGCGGCATATCGTCGGCGGCGACCGCCCCGAACCGGCGGTCCATATGCGCCGCTTCGCCTTCCCGACGCTGCCGACGATCTATGTCGTCGGACTGATCGCGCTCATCTGCGTCCTCCCGGAAGCGACGATGCGCAATTGGGGCGCGCTCTTCATGGAAAAGGAACTGGGTGTGGATATCGGAATCGCCGGCCTCGCCTTCGCCTGTTTCGCCGGGGCAATGGCGCTGATGCGGTTCCTCGGCGACGGCATACGCCGCCGTTTCGGCGCGGTCCGAACGCTCCAGACGTCATGCCTGCTCGCGGGCCTCGGGATGCTCTGCGCCTTCGTCGCGCCGTGGCCGGCTCTGGCGCTCGCCTGCTTCACGCTGGCCGGGCTCGGTGCGGCCAACATGATCCCGATCGCCTTTTCCGCGGCGGGCAATCACGAAGGCATGGCTCCCTCGACAGGCATGAGCGTGGTGACGACGATGACCTCCATCGGCGTGCTCGGCGCACCATGGATCACCGGCCTCGTCGCAGAGCATACGGGTATCGCTCCCGTCTTCGCCGCCGTCGCCGTCATGTTGCTCGTTGCCGCGCTGCTGGCCCCGGTCGTACATCGTGCCGATTTCCGACATCGATGA
- a CDS encoding SH3 domain-containing protein encodes MSIPAGETRRPRIQWHDDGSSPRARNVIFDDASPYKALGLAVALGILSIVAVVGVIQFQRQGMWSDVGSSIVEEARATPAEAVVADAKPDPAITKPAAVDVPAAAANTTSISAADTAARAEPAAIVETAEALVRSVGAELSVPASTDAQAKVEAIRADEIEAAALEPLTTGDPRWQMVETASIANEPETESPDIAELLAFAPVPEPAPRKKQQTALAAMQARPEPSEVRPEKVSARTTGLSLAKIRSSVFLRARPADGSKVLVTIPRGTNVQVDPGCRHWCAVTYDGKRGFVYKSFLSR; translated from the coding sequence ATGAGCATCCCCGCTGGAGAGACGCGCCGGCCACGCATTCAATGGCATGATGACGGGTCATCCCCGCGCGCGCGTAACGTGATCTTCGACGATGCCTCGCCCTACAAGGCGCTTGGCCTGGCAGTTGCGCTCGGCATTCTGTCGATCGTCGCCGTTGTCGGCGTGATCCAGTTTCAAAGGCAGGGCATGTGGTCCGACGTCGGCTCCTCGATCGTGGAGGAAGCGCGGGCAACTCCCGCGGAAGCAGTAGTCGCCGATGCGAAACCGGACCCTGCCATAACGAAGCCGGCTGCGGTTGATGTTCCGGCCGCCGCAGCCAACACAACCAGCATCAGCGCCGCAGATACGGCCGCGCGCGCCGAGCCTGCCGCGATCGTCGAGACGGCCGAGGCGCTTGTCCGCAGCGTGGGTGCAGAACTTTCGGTCCCCGCTTCCACCGACGCTCAGGCCAAGGTCGAGGCGATCCGTGCCGACGAGATCGAGGCAGCGGCTCTGGAGCCATTGACCACCGGCGATCCGCGTTGGCAGATGGTCGAGACGGCCTCGATCGCGAACGAACCAGAGACCGAATCGCCGGATATCGCGGAACTTCTGGCCTTCGCGCCGGTTCCCGAACCCGCCCCGCGAAAGAAGCAGCAGACTGCCCTCGCCGCAATGCAGGCCAGGCCCGAGCCGTCCGAAGTCAGGCCGGAAAAAGTGTCGGCCCGCACTACGGGACTTTCGCTCGCAAAAATCCGCAGTTCCGTCTTCCTGCGCGCCCGCCCGGCCGATGGCTCGAAGGTACTGGTCACCATTCCGCGCGGAACCAATGTTCAGGTCGATCCGGGATGTCGTCACTGGTGCGCGGTCACCTATGACGGCAAACGCGGCTTCGTCTACAAGAGCTTCCTGAGCCGCTGA
- a CDS encoding phosphatase PAP2 family protein: protein MKSACGDKGRSSGGVLAGEATLPRRMLPFAALVAILVPAAVAVDPVAGTLYADWPRPLWLVAEFTTHFGEAQWILAPTALIALVAWVRNPAAALDMEAPPSKLVRICAFLFAVSGSALLLASILKSVFGRARPQLMQTVGPFSWQPGSFEATHMSFPSGHAASIGAACMAAALLWPRLRFLFFGVAVWLALTRVFVGAHYPSDVVAGLLLGVAVTLCLAAVTERRGFLAFPEAGRPRSFGHAAAEPQP from the coding sequence TTGAAATCGGCATGCGGGGACAAGGGACGCTCCTCTGGCGGCGTGCTCGCCGGCGAAGCGACATTGCCCCGACGGATGCTGCCGTTCGCGGCGCTGGTGGCCATTCTCGTTCCCGCCGCGGTGGCGGTCGATCCCGTCGCCGGTACGCTCTATGCCGACTGGCCGCGCCCCTTATGGCTCGTGGCGGAATTCACGACGCATTTCGGCGAGGCGCAGTGGATTCTGGCGCCTACCGCGCTGATCGCGCTCGTGGCGTGGGTACGCAATCCCGCTGCCGCGCTGGATATGGAAGCACCCCCGTCGAAGCTGGTTCGCATCTGCGCATTCCTCTTCGCCGTCTCGGGGAGCGCTTTGCTGCTGGCAAGCATCCTCAAAAGCGTGTTTGGCCGCGCCAGGCCGCAGCTGATGCAGACCGTGGGGCCATTTTCATGGCAACCGGGTTCGTTCGAGGCCACGCATATGAGCTTCCCGTCCGGTCACGCCGCGTCGATCGGCGCCGCCTGCATGGCAGCGGCGCTGCTTTGGCCGCGATTGCGCTTTTTGTTCTTCGGCGTCGCGGTCTGGCTCGCGCTGACGCGCGTTTTCGTCGGAGCGCATTATCCCAGCGATGTGGTCGCGGGGTTGCTGCTGGGCGTTGCTGTCACGCTCTGCCTTGCGGCTGTCACGGAGCGTCGCGGCTTTCTTGCCTTCCCGGAAGCCGGCCGGCCCAGATCGTTCGGACACGCCGCCGCTGAACCTCAGCCGTAG
- the pyc gene encoding pyruvate carboxylase — protein MPITKILVANRSEIAIRVFRAANELGLKTVAIWAEEDKYSLHRFKADESYQVGRGPWLARDMGPIESYLSIEEIMRVAKLSGADAIHPGYGLLSESPEFAEACGEAEITFIGPKPETMRRLGNKVAARNLAIEVGVPVVPATDPLPDDMEAVKKLAAGIGYPVMLKASWGGGGRGMRAIRSEADLMREVTEGKREAKAAFGKDEVYLEKLIERARHVEVQILGDTHGNAVHLFERDCSIQRRNQKVVERAPAPYLSDALRQELCSYALKIANETSYIGAGTVEFLQDADTGKFYFIEVNPRIQVEHTVTEQVTGIDIVKAQIHILDGFDIGTPGSGVPAQKDIRLNGHALQCRITTEDPEQNFIPDYGRITAYRGATGFGIRLDGGTAYSGAVITRYYDPLLEKVTAWAPTPGEAIARMNRALREFRIRGVATNLTFLEAIINHPSFHDNSYTTKFIDTTPELFAQVKRQDRATKLLNYLADVSVNGHPETRGRAKPNPDAAAPVVPWFTGPIPDGAKQKLDALGPEKFAAWMRGESRVLVTDTTMRDGHQSLLATRMRTHDIARIAGTYARALPQLLSLECWGGATFDVAMRFLTEDPWERLALVREKAPNILLQMLLRGANGVGYTNYPDNVVKHFVKQAASGGIDLFRVFDCLNWVENMRVSMDAIVEEGKLCEAAICYTGDILDPARAKYDLKYYVGLAGELEKAGAHIIAVKDMAGLLKPAAARVLFKALRDATDLPIHFHTHDTSGLSAATVLAAVESGVDAIDAAMDAFSGNTSQPCLGSIVEALKGTERDPGLDTGWIRKISFYWEAVRNQYAAFESDLKGPASEVYLHEMPGGQFTNLKEQARSLGLETRWHEVAQAYHDVNLMFGDIVKVTPSSKVVGDMALMMVSQDLTVADVENPAKDIAFPDSVVSMLRGDLGQSPGGWPEKLQKKALKGEKPTTARPGSLLKAADLAGSRKEIEEKLGRTLGEYEFASWLMYPKVFSDFATASEIYGPVSVLPTPTYFYGMKAEDEIFVDIEKGKTLVVRCLAIGEVDDKGMVTVFFELNGQPRRVKVPDRAHGASNGKARRKAEPGSDAHVGAPMPGVVSTLGVAAGQPVKAGDILLSIEAMKMETALHAERDGTIAEVLVKAGDQIDAKDLLVVYG, from the coding sequence GTGCCGATCACGAAAATCCTCGTCGCCAATCGTTCGGAAATAGCCATCCGCGTCTTCCGCGCCGCGAACGAACTCGGCCTGAAAACCGTGGCGATCTGGGCTGAGGAGGACAAATACTCGCTGCACCGTTTCAAGGCCGACGAAAGTTATCAGGTCGGACGAGGCCCGTGGCTTGCGAGGGATATGGGGCCGATCGAGAGCTACCTGTCGATCGAGGAAATCATGCGCGTGGCGAAGCTGTCTGGCGCGGACGCCATCCACCCCGGCTACGGCCTGCTCTCCGAAAGTCCGGAATTCGCCGAAGCCTGCGGCGAAGCGGAAATCACCTTCATCGGACCGAAACCGGAGACGATGCGCCGTCTGGGCAACAAGGTGGCGGCGCGCAACCTCGCCATCGAGGTCGGCGTGCCGGTCGTGCCGGCCACCGATCCGCTGCCGGACGACATGGAGGCGGTGAAGAAGCTCGCCGCCGGGATCGGCTACCCGGTCATGCTCAAGGCGTCGTGGGGCGGCGGCGGACGCGGCATGCGCGCTATCCGCAGCGAGGCCGACCTGATGCGCGAGGTCACGGAAGGCAAGCGCGAGGCCAAGGCAGCCTTCGGCAAGGACGAGGTCTATCTGGAGAAGCTGATCGAGCGCGCGCGCCATGTTGAGGTCCAGATCCTCGGCGACACGCATGGCAACGCGGTGCATCTGTTCGAGCGCGACTGCTCCATCCAGCGCCGCAACCAGAAGGTCGTGGAGCGCGCGCCCGCTCCCTATCTCTCCGACGCGCTGCGTCAGGAGCTTTGCAGCTACGCGCTGAAGATCGCGAACGAGACCAGCTATATCGGCGCCGGCACGGTCGAGTTCCTGCAGGACGCCGACACCGGCAAGTTCTATTTCATCGAGGTCAATCCGCGCATCCAGGTCGAGCACACGGTCACCGAGCAGGTGACCGGCATCGACATCGTCAAGGCGCAGATACACATACTGGACGGCTTCGACATCGGGACGCCGGGATCGGGCGTGCCCGCGCAGAAGGACATCCGGCTGAACGGCCACGCGCTCCAGTGCCGCATCACCACCGAAGATCCCGAGCAGAATTTCATTCCCGATTACGGCCGCATCACCGCCTATCGCGGCGCAACGGGTTTCGGCATCCGGCTCGATGGCGGCACGGCCTATTCCGGCGCGGTCATCACCCGCTACTACGATCCGCTGCTGGAAAAGGTCACCGCTTGGGCGCCGACGCCGGGCGAAGCCATCGCCCGCATGAACCGGGCGCTGCGCGAGTTCCGCATCCGCGGCGTCGCCACCAACCTGACCTTCCTCGAAGCGATCATCAATCACCCGAGCTTTCACGACAATTCCTACACGACGAAATTCATCGATACGACACCGGAGCTTTTCGCGCAGGTGAAGCGGCAGGATCGCGCGACCAAGCTGCTCAACTACCTCGCCGACGTCTCGGTGAACGGCCATCCGGAGACGCGCGGGCGGGCGAAACCCAACCCGGACGCGGCCGCCCCCGTCGTGCCGTGGTTCACAGGGCCGATTCCCGATGGCGCGAAGCAGAAACTCGACGCGTTGGGGCCAGAAAAATTCGCAGCGTGGATGCGCGGCGAAAGCCGTGTGCTGGTGACGGACACCACGATGCGGGACGGTCATCAGTCGTTGCTGGCAACCCGCATGCGGACGCACGACATTGCCCGTATCGCCGGCACCTATGCGCGTGCCTTGCCGCAGCTTCTGTCGCTCGAATGCTGGGGCGGCGCGACTTTCGACGTCGCCATGCGCTTTCTTACCGAGGACCCGTGGGAACGCCTCGCGCTGGTGCGCGAGAAGGCGCCCAATATCCTGCTCCAGATGCTGCTGCGCGGCGCCAACGGCGTCGGCTACACCAACTATCCCGACAATGTGGTGAAGCATTTCGTGAAGCAGGCAGCAAGCGGCGGCATCGATCTCTTCCGCGTCTTCGACTGCCTGAACTGGGTCGAGAACATGCGCGTTTCGATGGACGCCATCGTGGAGGAGGGCAAGCTCTGCGAGGCGGCGATCTGCTACACCGGCGACATTCTCGATCCGGCGCGCGCGAAGTACGACCTGAAATATTATGTCGGCCTGGCCGGTGAACTGGAGAAGGCCGGCGCGCACATCATAGCCGTCAAGGACATGGCGGGCCTGCTCAAGCCGGCGGCGGCGCGAGTGCTGTTCAAGGCGTTGCGCGACGCCACCGACCTGCCGATCCACTTCCACACGCACGACACGTCCGGCCTGTCGGCCGCCACCGTGCTCGCTGCCGTGGAAAGCGGCGTCGATGCGATCGATGCGGCGATGGACGCTTTTTCCGGAAATACCTCGCAGCCCTGCCTCGGTTCGATCGTCGAGGCGCTGAAAGGGACGGAGCGCGATCCCGGCCTCGACACTGGCTGGATCAGGAAGATCTCGTTCTATTGGGAGGCGGTGCGCAACCAGTACGCCGCTTTCGAGAGCGACCTGAAGGGGCCGGCGTCCGAGGTTTATCTGCACGAGATGCCCGGCGGGCAGTTCACCAACCTCAAGGAGCAGGCGCGCTCGCTCGGGCTGGAAACGCGCTGGCACGAGGTGGCGCAGGCCTATCACGACGTGAATCTCATGTTCGGCGACATCGTCAAGGTGACGCCGTCGTCCAAGGTGGTGGGCGACATGGCGCTGATGATGGTCAGTCAGGACCTGACCGTGGCCGACGTGGAGAACCCGGCGAAGGACATCGCCTTCCCGGACTCGGTCGTGTCGATGCTGCGCGGCGATCTCGGCCAGTCTCCGGGCGGCTGGCCGGAAAAGCTCCAGAAGAAGGCGCTGAAGGGCGAGAAGCCGACCACGGCCCGTCCCGGCTCGCTGCTCAAGGCGGCGGACCTCGCCGGCAGCCGCAAGGAGATCGAGGAGAAGCTCGGCCGCACGCTCGGCGAATACGAGTTCGCTTCATGGCTGATGTATCCGAAGGTCTTTTCCGACTTCGCGACCGCCTCAGAAATCTACGGTCCGGTGAGCGTGCTGCCGACGCCGACCTACTTCTACGGCATGAAGGCGGAGGACGAGATCTTCGTCGACATCGAGAAGGGCAAGACGCTGGTGGTGCGCTGCCTCGCCATCGGCGAGGTCGACGACAAGGGCATGGTCACCGTCTTCTTCGAGCTGAACGGCCAGCCGCGCCGCGTCAAGGTGCCGGATCGGGCGCATGGCGCATCGAACGGCAAGGCCCGGCGAAAGGCAGAACCCGGCAGTGATGCGCATGTCGGCGCGCCGATGCCGGGCGTCGTCTCGACGCTGGGCGTGGCGGCCGGCCAGCCGGTGAAGGCCGGCGACATTCTCCTGTCCATCGAAGCGATGAAGATGGAGACGGCGCTGCATGCCGAGCGCGACGGCACCATCGCCGAGGTGCTGGTCAAGGCCGGCGACCAGATCGACGCCAAGGACCTGCTTGTCGTCTACGGCTGA
- a CDS encoding YciI family protein: MLYAILAYHVEDVVTSWSEEQDRALMEDLHKVHARLTKEGRLGPAARLDPTATACTLRGPGDGMVIDGPFAETKEQLLGLYVIDCASREEAVAAARDLRRANPTAVYEIRPISLYLPGVAFPVTAA; this comes from the coding sequence ATGCTCTACGCAATTCTTGCCTATCACGTCGAGGATGTCGTGACGTCCTGGTCGGAGGAACAGGACAGGGCGTTGATGGAGGACCTGCACAAGGTTCATGCCCGGCTGACGAAGGAAGGCCGCCTTGGACCGGCGGCGCGGCTCGACCCGACGGCGACGGCCTGCACCTTGCGCGGACCGGGCGACGGCATGGTGATCGACGGACCTTTCGCCGAAACGAAGGAGCAGCTCCTCGGCCTCTATGTCATCGACTGCGCATCCCGCGAAGAAGCCGTCGCCGCAGCACGGGATCTGCGCCGCGCCAATCCCACGGCGGTTTACGAGATCCGGCCCATCTCGCTTTATCTTCCGGGCGTCGCCTTCCCCGTCACGGCCGCGTAG
- a CDS encoding branched-chain amino acid ABC transporter substrate-binding protein: MKKSLLSAVALTALVAFSGSAWADILIGVSGPITGPNAAFGAQLQKGAEQAAADINAAGGINGEQIKVVVGDDVSDPKQGISVANKFVADGVKFVVGHFNSGVSIPASEVYAENGILQISPASTNPQYTERGLWNTFRTCGRDDQQGIVAGKYLADNFKDAKIAVIHDKTPYGQGLADETKKALNGAGVTEAMYEGINVGDKDFSALIAKMKEAGVSAVYYGGLHTEAGLIMRQLADQGLKAAFMSGDGIVSNELASIAGDAVDGTLMTFAPDPRKNPAAKDIVEKFRAAGFEPEAYTLYAYAAVQVIAGGAAAAGDLDPQKVAEAIKAKGPFQTAIGELGFDAKGDITRPDYVMYTWKKGDDGKYSYFENQ, from the coding sequence ATGAAGAAGTCACTCTTGTCCGCAGTTGCCCTGACCGCGCTCGTCGCGTTCAGCGGCAGCGCCTGGGCGGACATCCTGATCGGTGTTTCCGGTCCGATCACCGGTCCGAACGCCGCGTTCGGCGCGCAGCTCCAGAAGGGCGCCGAGCAGGCCGCAGCCGACATCAACGCGGCCGGCGGCATCAACGGCGAGCAGATCAAGGTCGTCGTCGGCGACGACGTGTCCGATCCGAAGCAGGGCATCTCGGTCGCCAACAAGTTCGTCGCGGACGGCGTCAAGTTCGTCGTCGGCCACTTCAACTCGGGCGTCTCGATTCCGGCCTCGGAAGTCTACGCCGAGAACGGTATCCTGCAGATCTCGCCCGCCTCGACCAACCCGCAATACACCGAGCGCGGCCTGTGGAACACGTTCCGCACCTGCGGCCGCGACGACCAGCAGGGCATCGTCGCCGGCAAGTATCTGGCCGACAATTTCAAGGACGCCAAGATCGCCGTCATCCATGACAAGACCCCGTATGGTCAGGGCCTTGCCGATGAGACCAAGAAAGCGCTGAACGGCGCCGGCGTCACCGAAGCCATGTATGAAGGCATCAATGTCGGCGACAAGGATTTCTCGGCCCTCATCGCCAAGATGAAGGAAGCCGGCGTGTCGGCTGTCTACTATGGCGGCCTGCACACGGAAGCCGGCCTGATCATGCGCCAGCTGGCCGACCAGGGCCTGAAGGCCGCTTTCATGTCGGGTGACGGCATCGTCTCGAACGAGCTTGCCTCGATCGCCGGCGACGCCGTCGACGGCACGCTGATGACCTTCGCGCCGGATCCGCGCAAGAATCCGGCCGCCAAGGACATCGTCGAGAAGTTCCGCGCTGCCGGCTTCGAGCCGGAAGCCTACACGCTCTACGCCTACGCGGCGGTGCAGGTCATCGCCGGCGGCGCTGCGGCGGCCGGCGACCTCGACCCGCAGAAGGTTGCGGAAGCGATCAAGGCCAAGGGTCCGTTCCAGACCGCGATCGGCGAACTGGGCTTCGACGCCAAGGGCGACATCACCCGTCCGGACTATGTGATGTACACCTGGAAGAAGGGCGACGACGGCAAGTACAGCTACTTCGAAAACCAGTAA
- a CDS encoding ABC transporter ATP-binding protein, with the protein MAEPLLKVDNVETYYGNIRALNGVSVEVHQGEIVTLIGANGAGKSTLMMTIFGAPRARAGRIVFSGTDITQMPTHEIARLRIAQSPEGRRIFPRMTVMENLQMGASLDGLKHYDEDVEKIFQLFPRLKERINQRGGTLSGGEQQMLSIGRALMARPKLLLLDEPSLGLAPLIVKQIFDAIRELNRSQGLTVFLVEQNAFGALKLAARGYVMVNGNVTMSGTGQELLANPEVRAAYLEGGRH; encoded by the coding sequence ATGGCCGAGCCCCTGCTCAAGGTCGACAATGTCGAGACCTATTACGGCAATATCCGGGCGCTGAACGGCGTGTCCGTCGAGGTGCATCAGGGTGAGATCGTGACGCTGATCGGCGCCAACGGCGCCGGCAAGTCGACGCTGATGATGACGATCTTCGGCGCCCCCCGCGCCCGCGCCGGCCGCATCGTCTTTTCCGGGACCGACATCACGCAGATGCCGACGCACGAGATCGCACGGCTGAGGATCGCCCAATCGCCGGAGGGACGCCGCATCTTCCCGCGCATGACGGTGATGGAAAACCTGCAGATGGGCGCAAGCCTCGACGGCCTCAAACACTACGATGAGGACGTCGAGAAGATCTTCCAGCTCTTCCCGCGCCTCAAGGAGCGCATCAACCAGCGTGGGGGCACGCTGTCGGGCGGCGAGCAGCAGATGCTCTCCATCGGCCGCGCGCTGATGGCCCGGCCCAAGCTCCTGCTTCTCGACGAGCCTTCGCTCGGCCTCGCGCCGCTGATCGTGAAACAGATCTTCGACGCCATCCGCGAACTCAACAGATCGCAGGGCCTGACGGTCTTTCTCGTAGAGCAGAACGCTTTCGGCGCGCTCAAGCTCGCCGCCCGCGGCTACGTCATGGTCAACGGCAACGTCACCATGAGCGGCACCGGGCAGGAACTGCTCGCCAATCCGGAAGTCCGCGCCGCCTATCTCGAAGGCGGGCGTCACTGA